In one window of Nerophis ophidion isolate RoL-2023_Sa linkage group LG05, RoL_Noph_v1.0, whole genome shotgun sequence DNA:
- the LOC133552366 gene encoding uncharacterized protein LOC133552366, with amino-acid sequence MSTSTPLEALGQVLAEVSAASQQQTELIQRLMDRALVGAGAKAAMQRMGEAEDPHTFLDIFEATATSCRWPELEEWGVKLLPLLVGEAQRVALSLPAAARMQYANLRHAILDRVGSSPEDHKRKFRAMRLGQEDRPFVLAQQLRDAATRGLQPNGQDPKVVEKILLERFIDAIPPWTAAWVRYHRPADVKAAVTLAEDHLAVQREATKKTAERPIPAPCRRLTPPDGMALEPRPHLAGGSGSMEQVPSSNDQHKSTYTHTQSHTHTHPKRGGNCLSACPFQGTGALQRGLPSQMAPQTPGQECWGCGQPGHVRPECSLMEVGQVMRVVGDPAPASIRGRRTVSRLSSTYAKAKKDGRFCCILVDFLRPLINLPNKYSHDVMSWRDAGNKNNSAHVQHESIAKGLRPGQTL; translated from the exons ATGTCCACCTCAACACCCCTCGAGGCGCTCGGGCAAGTGCTGGCCGAGGTGTCGGCAGCGAGCCAGCAGCAGACAGAGCTGATACAACGGCTAATGGACAGAGCCTTGGTAGGAGCGGGAGCAAAAGCCGCCATGCAGCGAATGGGGGAGGCAGAAGACCCCCACACATTTTTGGACATCTTCGAAGCCACGGCGACCTCATGCAGATGGCCGGAGCTTGAAGAGTGGGGAGTGAAGCTACTGCCGCTTctggtgggggaggcgcagcgggtggCATTGAGTCTCCCGGCAGCCGCCCGGATGCAGTACGCTAACCTGCGCCACGCCATCTTGGATCGGGTTGGCAGCAGCCCGGAGGATCACAAGAGGAAGTTCCGGGCGATGAGGTTGGGCCAAGAGGACCGTCCTTTCGTCCTGGCGCAGCAACTGCGAGATGCGGCAACCCGGGGGCTCCAGCCGAACGGGCAAGATCCCAAAGTGGTTGAAAAAATCCTGCTGGAGCGGTTTATAGACGCCATACCGCCCTGGACCGCCGCGTGGGTGAGGTATCACCGCCCTGCCGATGTAAAAGCTGCAGTGACACTGGCCGAGGACCACCTAGCGGTCCAGAGGGAAGCGACAAAAAAAACGGCCGAAAGGCCCATCCCAGCACCGTGCCGACGACTCACGCCACCAGACGGAATGGCACTGGAGCCGCGCCCTCACCTGGCCGGAGGATCTGGAAGCATGGAGCAGGTCCCCTCCTCGAACGATCAACACAaaagcacatacacacacacccagtcacacacacatacacatccaaAAAGGGGGGGAAATTGTCTGTCTGCTTGTCCGTTTCAGGGTACCGGCGCTCTCCAGAGAGGGCTTCCCTCGCAGATGGCGCCTCAAACACCCGGACAGGAGTGCTGGGGTTGCGGTCAACCCGGTCACGTTCGCCCGGAGTGCTccttgatggaggtggggcaggtgatgcggGTTGTCGGGGACCCAGCACCCGCCTCGATCCGGGGGAGAcgtactgtgtcccg TCTCTCGTCGACGTACGCCAAGGCCAAAAAGGACGGGCGATTTTGCTGCATTCTTGTGGATTTTCTGAGACCCCTCATCAACCTTCCAAACAAATATTCCCATGATGTAATGAGCTGGAGAGATGCGGGCAACAAAAACAACAGCGCACACGTACAGCACGAGTCAATTGCCAAAGGTTTACGGCCGGGGCAAACCCTTTAA